The Eleutherodactylus coqui strain aEleCoq1 chromosome 10, aEleCoq1.hap1, whole genome shotgun sequence genome contains the following window.
CACAAAGGGTGACACTGGCTTTAGCTGTTGTACGAGCATACACAAGCTGGCGACATGGCCCACCGGAATCTGTCTGCCCAGAACACAGCAACCAGACACAAGGATGTAGTTGAACATCTACATGGGGGATGTGGAACACAGTGTGGAAACTGGTCACTTTATGAGGTTTCTGTGCAAGTGAAAAGAGAAGGGGTGAGTGTGGGGGTTGAGGGGGTTCTTTTTGGCCTAGAaacaaacagtgccactctttaCCATGGACTGCGTCTGGTATTGCAAATAGGCCTCACAAATCTTAAAACACCAGACACATCCCATGGATAACCGTTgcgcatatgtgtgtgtatataaatacaagaagaaaaaaaaaagttgtgaaccGCCACCGTATTTCTGTGCCGCAGGCTGAGATGCAACTCCTGGATGTAGTTTTTAGTGTTCTTCCTCAGTGatgccatattttttttcttcttccgatTACATGACAATGTCAGTTTAAAGCACTGTGGTGTGGTAATCAATTGCATTAAACGTTAGAAGCCTATACTATGGAAACAATCAATGTGTTGGAGGTGGGACTCACCTCAGCGCCAGTTAAACCCAAATCTAAAcagttataaaaataaataaccaCAAAAAAAAGAAGTCAGCAAACATGTGGTTAAATACTAAGTAAAATAAATAatggaacaaaataaaataaaaaaccccCAAGAAACATTGCATATGCAAAATGTATACGAGACGATTCCATTCAGTTTTTGGCTTGACTATTTAAGCCGTATCCTTATCCTCTTAATTCCCTAATAGGATTTCTAGTGAAAGCACAAAAGTCCACTAATAAAATAAATTAGCTGTTTGAACATTCGCTGTAATTGTTACCCCAGTCATTTGCTGATGTTCCCCTGTGGTCCAAACTCCCTAGCTTGGTTGGCCCAGATCGTTCCAGGTAGTCCGGTAATGAATTGAAGTCTTCTTGTTTGTGTTGTTGAGGCATGGCTTGTGTGATGCCTACTGGTTTAATCCTTGTTTGTTTTTGACATGTGTGATAATCATCATTATAGTCTATATTTACCCCCCTCTGATCATCTAGCGGTGGGACACGAGcaagtttctttgcagtgttCTCGCCGGAATATCGAAAGGAGATGGAGCCCTCCTGGGACTGCCTAGTGTTACGCTGTAAGAGGTCTATGGTGTTTGCCATCTGTCTAGAGTCCACTGGCAGCTGGCTACTTGAACTAGAAGCCTGAGGCTCTCTACTGTAGTCTTGTTTCAAAGACACAACTGGCGTGTAGGTTTCAAATTGCCCATTTGTTGGAACAATCTGTTCCAAATTACTACACCTATTAAAAGTTGACCCTTCTCTAGGTAGATAAGAAACTTCAGAACGCCAAGTCTTCTTTCCATCTTCCCAAGGAACAAGATCATCGTAAGATTTCAGGCCACTCTTGGGCATATTAAAAGCACCAAGCTCAAATTCTAAACACTCTGTGTCAAGGGACTTGCTTCTTCGGTTAAGTGAAAGAGGAACTGGACTTGAAGGACTTAGCTTGCATTGGTCCAAGTGACGGGGGAGACTTGTCACTCCCCAGTTAAAACTTTGGAAAGAATTATGAGAGTCCATCTGCAGTAGTTGCTCGTCACACTCAGCCAGCGATTCTTGTACACAACTGTGATCAAACCCTTCAAATGATGAAACCGCATCTTCATCTGGACTTAGGCCTAGCTGTTGCTCACATTCGCCTTCGTTTTCTACATCTACGATATCAAAGGTCACCATAGTAGGAAGAGCATTAAGATTGTGATGGAACGAGGAGCTTGAACCAGCGCTGCCAAGTCTTTCAGAAATACTTGAAAATAACATGCCATTGTTAGCAAACTCAACAAGAGTCTGAGAAAAGTTCACAGCCTGCTCACATTCATTTTCCTGACTGTATCCAGAAATAGAAGAAAAGTCAGAATCAAATACATTCTGAATGTGGTCCATGGCGGTAACATTCGGGTTGGAAAGTTTAACAACTTTCTGGTCTTGAGTTCCAAGGCCATCAACATTCAACTCAAAGCCAGACTCTTCTACAAAGCCATTTCCCTTGAGATCCTGTTTGTAACCTCCCTGTTTGATAGCATCTGTTAAAGAGGATTCCTTGAAGTCTTTCCAGCCAAGTTTCTCAGATTGTATTCTTTTGTCAGCTCCATCTTTGTTCAAATTTGGTACTAAATATTGTTCCTTAATAAGGCAGCCCTTGTTCTTGCCAGGTAAGCTAGCAGTTCTAACTTCACATTCAATATTTTGCTTGTCTTTGGAAAAAAGGTCTTTACCTATAGGATCCATTCCTTTCATTGCTGCCTCTCGTTGCCTTTCCCAGAATAATAACTGTTTTTGAATCATGGCCAACCGCTGTTCTTCAGTCTCAGTTGCTCCCTTTTTGTGTTCAACTTTCTGAATTAACCCACTGTCTAAAGGAAGACTAAAGTCAAAAAACTGATCAAATATTTCAGAGCAGATTGTTTTGCTGTCATACAGAGATTCTCCACCGGGGGCAGGGCTCATTAGACTATCATCAGGTTCATAAAACTCATAAAGTGCATCTCCACTGTAGCTATCTCTGGGAAGACGTTCTTTTTGGGAAAAGCCTTCTCCACCATCCTCGTCAGGGCCAGGAGTGGTAGAGTCATAGTACCCTTCATCACTATTTGGAGCAGACTCTTGCTGATCACTTTGAGGAGTTAATAATTCTGCGTTACTAAGAACACTCCTGTCAACGAAGGCATCTTCAGCAGCCATTGCGTATGCAGTAGGTTCCAATTCAGTAAAGCTTTTAGACATATTGTCGTGCTCCTTTTCATCTTGTATCCCATAGCTATTATCGGCTTCATGGCCGTTTTCCAACAGCTGCTGAAGGTACTCTTCCTCCATGTCATCCGGTGTTGCCATCTCCTCGCCGCCTCCCTGATAACTAACAAGGCAAGAGCTCCTCTTTGTTGCTTCTCTACTTCTTTCAACAGAAATTGAATTATCACTGATGTTGTCAATGTCCTGTTCGGCAATGATATCTCCACAACCTGTAAGAGAGTCAAAACTCTTCAGGGATGAGACATCTTCAAACAGACTTAGCTGGTCACCAGCAGAAGGAAAGGGGTTTGGGTCAATGGAATCAGTTTTTCCACTATCAGCAAAACCATCTTTA
Protein-coding sequences here:
- the AMER1 gene encoding APC membrane recruitment protein 1; protein product: MEAGRSCLEDAFGIKSSSSVCETLVEERHDGELAKVDVLPIQTGSCVDQPTTGKQKKNPFKFFGGRKSICTLPSFFGGKHKGLGKGNSKKSVSKSKTHDGICDVHAEDEKEGCSHSTVNRHNGGNLSTSGSTLPSSHSADSGITSPVKLDFNFHDISPMGSTECVEKKLNGDKSFSFPRPKKGLKGLFSSIRRHKKNKTPDPEKCERYDHITQSVILEQLNRYPSEDGLQDNSEQPKISSLLSDISTESSLNVTVECEKEELPVDSVIRSDTVPCKTDELLIETNEVPSVDQNHVSDYKPDGFIDCSDPKDGFADSGKTDSIDPNPFPSAGDQLSLFEDVSSLKSFDSLTGCGDIIAEQDIDNISDNSISVERSREATKRSSCLVSYQGGGEEMATPDDMEEEYLQQLLENGHEADNSYGIQDEKEHDNMSKSFTELEPTAYAMAAEDAFVDRSVLSNAELLTPQSDQQESAPNSDEGYYDSTTPGPDEDGGEGFSQKERLPRDSYSGDALYEFYEPDDSLMSPAPGGESLYDSKTICSEIFDQFFDFSLPLDSGLIQKVEHKKGATETEEQRLAMIQKQLLFWERQREAAMKGMDPIGKDLFSKDKQNIECEVRTASLPGKNKGCLIKEQYLVPNLNKDGADKRIQSEKLGWKDFKESSLTDAIKQGGYKQDLKGNGFVEESGFELNVDGLGTQDQKVVKLSNPNVTAMDHIQNVFDSDFSSISGYSQENECEQAVNFSQTLVEFANNGMLFSSISERLGSAGSSSSFHHNLNALPTMVTFDIVDVENEGECEQQLGLSPDEDAVSSFEGFDHSCVQESLAECDEQLLQMDSHNSFQSFNWGVTSLPRHLDQCKLSPSSPVPLSLNRRSKSLDTECLEFELGAFNMPKSGLKSYDDLVPWEDGKKTWRSEVSYLPREGSTFNRCSNLEQIVPTNGQFETYTPVVSLKQDYSREPQASSSSSQLPVDSRQMANTIDLLQRNTRQSQEGSISFRYSGENTAKKLARVPPLDDQRGVNIDYNDDYHTCQKQTRIKPVGITQAMPQQHKQEDFNSLPDYLERSGPTKLGSLDHRGTSANDWGNNYSECSNS